A stretch of Salvelinus alpinus chromosome 4, SLU_Salpinus.1, whole genome shotgun sequence DNA encodes these proteins:
- the LOC139572887 gene encoding neurensin-1-like: MASACAEICGSDHAEQTTQHDQRYGVRSYLHQFYEECTASIWERDEDFQIQRSPSRWSSVLWKVCLALGTLILVTGLIVLLVGYSTPTKIEAFGEDELLFVDSHAVRFNRALDVCKLTGAVLFCVGGGLMAVGLLLSAFSKSYSKEELYLQQKFKERLVDIQNSVHPITRAPTPGESKIPVTLSKVQSVQPNSET, from the exons ATGGCATCAGCCTGTGCTGAGATCTGTGGGTCAGACCACGCTGAACAGACGACGCAGCACGACCAGCGATACGGCGTCAGATCATACCTCCACCAGTTCTACGAGGAGTGTACCGCCTCCATCTGGGAACGCGACGAAGACTTTCAGATTCAGAGATCGCCTAGTCGGTGGAGCTCTGTCCTCTGGAAG gtctgtctagCGTTAGGAACCCTGATTCTGGTGACAGGCCTCATTGTCCTACTGGTGGGCTACTCCACCCCGACTAAGATCGAAGCGTTCGGGGAAGACGAGCTCCTCTTCGTGGACAGCCACGCCGTGCGCTTCAACCGAGCCTTGGACGTGTGCAAGCTGACGGGCGCCGTGCTGTTCTGCGTGGGCGGCGGCCTGATGGCCGTAGGTCTCCTCCTCTCGGCCTTCTCTAAGAGCTACTCCAAGGAGGAGCTGTACCTGCAGCAGAAGTTCAAGGAGAGGCTGGTTGATATCCAGAATAGCGTCCATCCCATCACCAGAGCTCCTACTCCGGGGGAGAGTAAGATCCCTGTCACCCTGTCTAAAGTGCAAAGTGTCCAGCCCAACTCAGAGACATAA